From the genome of Methylomonas sp. UP202, one region includes:
- the tnpB gene encoding IS66 family insertion sequence element accessory protein TnpB (TnpB, as the term is used for proteins encoded by IS66 family insertion elements, is considered an accessory protein, since TnpC, encoded by a neighboring gene, is a DDE family transposase.), producing the protein MSGLIDYPAQIWLAVAPVDMRRGLDGLSAIVQQSLGHAPCAGSAFIFRNRAGNRLRLLVWDGNGVWLCQRRLHQGSFVWPRVGDAVFALTQAQWHWLIAGVDWQRLSAQPQADWQV; encoded by the coding sequence ATGTCTGGCTTGATCGATTATCCCGCGCAGATTTGGTTGGCGGTGGCGCCGGTGGACATGCGGCGTGGTTTGGATGGCTTGTCAGCGATTGTTCAACAGAGTCTGGGGCATGCCCCGTGTGCCGGATCGGCGTTTATCTTTCGTAATCGTGCGGGCAACCGGCTACGGTTGTTGGTGTGGGATGGCAATGGGGTTTGGCTGTGTCAGCGCCGTTTGCACCAAGGCAGTTTTGTCTGGCCCAGGGTGGGCGATGCGGTGTTTGCGCTGACGCAGGCGCAATGGCACTGGTTAATTGCTGGAGTCGATTGGCAACGCTTATCCGCCCAGCCCCAAGCCGACTGGCAGGTGTGA
- a CDS encoding IS66 family insertion sequence element accessory protein TnpB translates to MAVTSKWRQHIEEWQGSGLSQVEYCVQEGINVRTFTARLCDYRKRPAVEPVALVPVQIEQPEPASVATPAAAAMVLTDVDGYRLEISSSVSAGWVAELLRCLA, encoded by the coding sequence ATGGCCGTTACATCGAAATGGCGTCAGCATATTGAAGAATGGCAAGGCAGTGGTTTGTCGCAGGTTGAGTATTGCGTGCAGGAAGGCATCAATGTACGGACATTTACTGCCAGACTGTGCGACTATCGCAAACGGCCTGCGGTAGAGCCGGTCGCTTTGGTGCCGGTGCAGATTGAACAGCCTGAGCCTGCTTCTGTGGCGACACCCGCAGCTGCGGCTATGGTCTTGACCGATGTCGACGGTTATAGGCTGGAGATTTCGTCTTCAGTATCGGCGGGCTGGGTAGCCGAGTTGTTACGATGTCTGGCTTGA
- the cas7c gene encoding type I-C CRISPR-associated protein Cas7/Csd2, with protein MSTLNHKIDFALILTVNHANPNGDPLNGNRPRTDYAGHGEITDVCLKRKIRDRLISRYEPWFKSNDPAGEGQAIFVQSDENKIDGMTSLKNRAEADTPIGLGKDAFNPKKQHKDVTAKQACAHWLDVRAFGQVFAFGKDADAAGVSIAIRGPVTIQSAFSVEPVSITSTQITKSVSGEGDGSKKGSDTMGMKHRVDQAVYVVYGAMTPQLAEKTGFSDADAETIKSVLPRLFEGDASSARPEGSMAVKKVIWWQHSSKAGQYSSAKVHGSLHVNADGSYSLDSLEGLNPQEIDGF; from the coding sequence ATGAGCACCTTAAACCATAAAATCGACTTTGCCCTTATCTTGACCGTCAACCACGCCAATCCTAATGGCGACCCGCTCAACGGCAATCGTCCTCGCACGGATTATGCCGGGCATGGAGAAATTACGGATGTCTGCTTAAAACGGAAGATTCGGGATCGATTAATTAGTCGGTATGAGCCATGGTTTAAAAGTAACGATCCTGCTGGAGAAGGACAAGCCATTTTCGTTCAATCCGACGAAAACAAAATCGACGGTATGACAAGTTTGAAAAACCGTGCTGAAGCAGATACGCCAATTGGTTTAGGGAAGGATGCATTTAATCCAAAAAAACAACATAAGGATGTAACTGCCAAGCAGGCTTGTGCTCATTGGCTGGATGTGCGTGCTTTTGGTCAAGTCTTTGCATTTGGTAAAGACGCTGATGCGGCGGGTGTTTCAATTGCCATACGCGGTCCAGTGACGATTCAATCCGCATTCAGCGTAGAGCCTGTGAGCATCACCAGCACTCAAATCACCAAAAGCGTTAGCGGTGAAGGAGATGGTAGCAAAAAAGGTTCCGATACCATGGGCATGAAACACCGCGTAGACCAAGCCGTTTATGTAGTCTATGGAGCCATGACCCCGCAATTGGCCGAGAAAACCGGCTTTAGCGACGCGGACGCTGAAACCATCAAATCCGTTTTGCCACGTTTGTTTGAAGGCGATGCGTCATCCGCTCGTCCCGAAGGCTCAATGGCCGTTAAAAAAGTTATCTGGTGGCAGCATAGCAGTAAGGCAGGGCAGTATTCTTCGGCTAAAGTGCATGGTAGTTTGCATGTCAACGCTGATGGTAGTTATTCGCTTGATTCGCTGGAAGGGTTAAATCCGCAAGAGATCGACGGCTTTTAA
- the cas3 gene encoding CRISPR-associated helicase Cas3', translated as MTQYIAHIRNHDKKIQTLDCHLYEASELSRLFASKLGIADAGALIGLMHDFGKFSKDFQNYILTETGLCEPDADYPSDQRGKIDHSTAGAQWVWQTISSFTRNGNHDEGMLCGQILALCIASHHGGLIDNLSVDGDHLFKKRIEKLDGLTHLGECKIKGVDILQKAQALAGKELLVAMLKRLRSLGNPAETTTNFNRGMWTRFLFSCLIDADRISSADFEYAENTAYRQRQKPSWAMAIERLENHLKHLADKPVEEMGPIDSIRQTIANACLQRASEDQGIYTLTVPTGGGKTLASLRYALHHAQTHQLERVIYVIPYTSIIEQNAEVMRSILEHEQDEFPWVLEHHSNLEPETQTWHSKLAAENWDAPIIVTTMVQFLETLFGGGTRGVRRLHQLANSVIIFDEIQTLPIRCTHLFCNALNFLNQQTKTTAVLCTATQPLLNKLPERVHHKGQLQIPDQNELMPDVADLFEQLRRTEIKSMLQSQGWSETEIAALALNELRDKDNCLVIVNTKAWAQKLYQLCRAELDDQTVFHLSTNLCSAHRQAIFQAMRQRLDDKQPVLCISTQLIEAGVDIDFASVIRFMAGLDSIAQAAGRCNRNGRLPTASVLVVNPAKESIEQLKDIKQGQAHSRRVLDELGDSDLLSPQAMSQYFKYYFFDRANEMDYPVPAKQLGVDDSLLNLLSKNDKNPQILQDSRHYAMLRQSFKAAAQHFKVIDAPTESLLVPWGEGKELITELCGLDSRDTKALRRYLKQAQKFSVNVFPNDWEKLTQQHAAHQIGETGVYYLEKQYYSDEFGLTTTPVGKAEADIL; from the coding sequence ATGACGCAATACATAGCTCATATCAGAAATCACGATAAGAAAATTCAGACATTGGATTGTCATCTCTACGAGGCGTCGGAATTATCCCGACTGTTTGCTTCAAAGCTCGGAATTGCTGATGCCGGAGCACTAATTGGCTTAATGCACGACTTTGGCAAATTCAGTAAAGATTTTCAAAACTATATCCTTACGGAAACAGGTTTGTGTGAACCAGATGCCGACTATCCTTCTGACCAAAGAGGCAAGATCGATCATTCCACAGCGGGGGCTCAGTGGGTTTGGCAAACAATTTCTTCATTTACTAGAAACGGAAATCATGACGAAGGCATGTTATGCGGCCAGATTTTGGCCTTATGTATTGCCTCGCACCATGGTGGTTTGATCGATAATTTATCGGTTGACGGTGATCATTTATTTAAAAAGCGGATAGAAAAGCTAGACGGGCTGACGCATCTCGGCGAATGCAAGATAAAAGGCGTAGATATTCTGCAAAAAGCGCAAGCATTAGCAGGTAAAGAACTACTGGTTGCCATGCTCAAGCGCCTGCGAAGCCTCGGCAATCCCGCAGAGACCACTACTAACTTTAACCGGGGTATGTGGACGCGGTTTCTATTCAGTTGCCTGATTGATGCGGATCGCATCAGCAGCGCCGATTTTGAATACGCTGAAAATACGGCCTATCGACAACGCCAAAAGCCCAGTTGGGCGATGGCTATTGAACGTTTAGAAAATCACTTAAAACACTTGGCCGACAAACCCGTTGAAGAAATGGGGCCGATTGATTCGATTCGGCAAACCATTGCTAATGCCTGTTTGCAACGTGCTTCGGAAGATCAAGGCATTTACACCTTAACTGTGCCGACCGGCGGCGGTAAAACCTTAGCTAGCCTACGCTACGCATTACATCACGCGCAAACCCACCAATTGGAGCGGGTGATTTATGTTATTCCCTATACCTCGATCATTGAGCAAAACGCCGAAGTGATGCGTTCGATTCTGGAACATGAACAGGATGAATTCCCTTGGGTTTTAGAGCATCACAGTAACCTAGAGCCCGAAACCCAAACCTGGCACAGCAAGCTGGCGGCAGAAAATTGGGATGCGCCGATTATCGTCACTACCATGGTGCAGTTTTTAGAAACCCTGTTTGGCGGCGGTACGCGCGGTGTAAGGCGGCTGCATCAACTGGCGAACAGCGTGATTATTTTCGACGAAATTCAAACGCTGCCGATTCGTTGCACCCATTTATTTTGTAACGCGCTGAATTTCTTAAACCAGCAAACCAAAACCACTGCCGTGCTATGCACCGCCACGCAGCCGTTGTTGAATAAACTGCCAGAACGCGTCCATCATAAAGGCCAGTTACAGATTCCCGACCAAAACGAACTCATGCCGGATGTGGCGGATTTGTTTGAGCAATTGCGACGCACCGAAATTAAATCCATGCTTCAATCGCAAGGTTGGTCAGAAACCGAAATTGCTGCATTGGCTCTAAACGAGTTGCGTGATAAGGATAACTGTCTGGTCATTGTCAACACCAAAGCCTGGGCGCAAAAGCTTTATCAACTGTGCCGTGCAGAATTAGACGATCAAACGGTATTCCACCTCAGTACCAATCTCTGTTCAGCTCATCGGCAAGCTATTTTCCAAGCCATGCGTCAGCGTCTGGATGATAAGCAACCCGTACTTTGCATCAGTACCCAATTGATCGAAGCGGGGGTGGATATTGATTTTGCCAGCGTCATTCGATTTATGGCGGGACTAGATTCAATCGCCCAAGCGGCGGGGCGCTGTAATCGCAATGGCCGATTGCCTACCGCGAGTGTGTTGGTCGTCAACCCTGCAAAAGAATCAATTGAGCAATTAAAAGACATTAAACAAGGTCAGGCGCATAGCCGCCGGGTATTGGACGAGTTGGGAGATTCGGATTTACTTAGCCCGCAGGCCATGAGTCAGTATTTTAAATATTACTTTTTTGATCGTGCCAACGAAATGGATTACCCCGTCCCAGCCAAGCAACTTGGGGTAGACGACAGCCTGCTCAATCTATTAAGCAAAAACGACAAAAACCCTCAAATTTTGCAGGACAGTCGTCACTATGCCATGCTTCGCCAATCGTTCAAAGCTGCGGCCCAGCATTTTAAAGTGATTGATGCGCCTACCGAGTCGTTGCTTGTGCCTTGGGGCGAAGGTAAAGAGCTGATTACCGAACTGTGCGGATTAGACTCACGCGATACTAAAGCCTTACGCCGCTATTTAAAACAGGCGCAAAAATTCAGCGTCAACGTATTTCCTAATGACTGGGAAAAACTCACGCAGCAACATGCCGCGCACCAAATTGGTGAAACAGGTGTGTATTATTTAGAAAAGCAGTATTACAGCGATGAATTCGGCTTAACGACAACTCCGGTCGGTAAAGCGGAAGCTGATATTTTGTAA
- the cas4 gene encoding CRISPR-associated protein Cas4, producing MDLEPIYLSRLQHYLYCPRQFGLIELEDVWSENQFTAEGKVLHQRVDQADKQTRGAIRTVRALRLSHPRLGVEGVADVVEYHRQADGSEQPFPIEYKRGKPKQHRADEVQLCAQALCLEDMEGRDVPSGALFYGEVRRRHPVDFDAALRELTLQTIQACRDIIQSKVTPKAVYQAGKCRHCSLIELCHPRDFTRPASTWLAQQLAEV from the coding sequence ATGGACCTGGAACCCATCTACCTCTCGCGCTTGCAACACTATCTGTATTGCCCTCGGCAGTTTGGCTTAATCGAACTGGAAGACGTTTGGAGTGAAAACCAATTCACCGCCGAAGGCAAAGTGTTGCATCAGCGCGTCGATCAGGCGGACAAACAAACGCGCGGAGCTATACGGACGGTACGCGCGTTGCGTTTGTCACACCCGCGGTTGGGTGTTGAGGGCGTTGCTGATGTGGTGGAGTATCACCGTCAAGCCGACGGTAGCGAACAGCCGTTTCCCATTGAATACAAACGCGGCAAGCCTAAACAGCATCGCGCCGATGAAGTGCAATTGTGCGCTCAGGCCTTGTGTCTTGAGGATATGGAGGGGCGGGATGTACCGAGCGGCGCGTTGTTTTACGGTGAGGTACGGCGTCGGCATCCAGTCGATTTCGATGCGGCATTGCGGGAGCTGACCTTGCAAACCATTCAAGCCTGCCGGGACATCATTCAATCCAAAGTGACTCCCAAGGCGGTTTATCAGGCTGGTAAATGTCGACATTGTTCGCTGATCGAGCTTTGTCATCCAAGAGACTTTACCCGGCCCGCATCAACGTGGCTGGCGCAACAATTGGCAGAGGTTTAA
- the cas5c gene encoding type I-C CRISPR-associated protein Cas5c — translation MNNRISFRLWGRYALFTDPVTKIGGEKCSYHLPTYEAIKGVLKSIYWKPTLIWYVDKVRVIKPLRTQTKGTKPLNWNGGNSLAIYTFLHEVEYQVEAHFEWNLHRPELEKDRIDGKHYTIAKRMLERGGRQDIFLGTRDCQGYVEPCEFGNGAGAYDAIDELAFGLMFHSFAYPDETGGDNLESLFWQATLKNGILQFPRPEQCSLRRVVRPMTIKPFGIDDNLQAVEQTEQEWL, via the coding sequence ATGAATAACCGCATCAGTTTTCGCCTGTGGGGGCGCTATGCGCTGTTCACCGATCCGGTGACCAAAATCGGTGGCGAGAAATGCTCTTATCACTTGCCCACTTACGAAGCCATCAAGGGTGTGCTCAAATCCATTTACTGGAAGCCCACGCTGATTTGGTACGTCGATAAAGTGCGGGTTATCAAGCCGCTACGCACCCAGACCAAAGGTACCAAACCGCTGAATTGGAATGGTGGCAACAGCCTGGCGATTTACACCTTTCTGCATGAGGTGGAATATCAAGTCGAAGCGCATTTTGAATGGAATCTGCATCGCCCGGAACTCGAAAAAGACCGTATCGATGGCAAGCATTACACCATTGCCAAGCGTATGTTGGAGCGCGGTGGGCGGCAGGATATTTTTCTCGGCACGCGCGATTGCCAAGGCTATGTCGAACCCTGCGAATTTGGTAATGGTGCGGGGGCTTATGATGCGATTGATGAATTAGCTTTTGGCCTAATGTTTCACAGTTTTGCCTATCCTGACGAAACCGGTGGCGACAACTTGGAAAGCCTGTTTTGGCAAGCCACCCTCAAAAACGGCATTTTGCAATTCCCGCGTCCTGAACAGTGCAGTTTGCGTCGCGTTGTGCGGCCAATGACGATCAAGCCCTTCGGCATCGACGACAATTTGCAAGCGGTAGAGCAAACCGAACAGGAGTGGTTATGA
- a CDS encoding AlpA family transcriptional regulator encodes MVTKILRLPAVKTRTGLSRSTIYLRVAEGSFPAPVSLGGRAVGWIEAEVDAWLNQRIEASRKSVG; translated from the coding sequence ATGGTTACCAAGATTTTAAGACTTCCCGCCGTTAAAACCCGCACCGGACTTTCCCGTTCCACGATCTATTTGCGAGTAGCCGAAGGCAGTTTTCCGGCACCGGTTTCGCTTGGCGGCCGCGCGGTAGGCTGGATCGAGGCCGAGGTCGATGCGTGGCTGAATCAGCGTATCGAAGCAAGCCGTAAATCGGTTGGTTAA
- the cas8c gene encoding type I-C CRISPR-associated protein Cas8c/Csd1, which produces MSWMQKLYQTYEAGVLLDLPLEQQLMPISHTPQNAHINIVLDGEGNFRRAAVLEKTQIVLPATESSASRSSGEAPHALADKIQYVAKDYATFGGKKKAYFESYRQQLQDWCESPYAHPKVRAVQHYIEKGTVVADLIAQQILFAEPNAQGEPELIDRWQSDDAVPALFKVLPKDKGVLDQGSALVCWSVEIPGDPLSDTWKDPCIQASWISFDTANSEATSLCYISGTQQALSNNHPAKIRHSGDKAKLISSNDSSGYTYRGKFLDETQACGIGFEVSQKAHNALRWLVNRQGFRNGDQAYVAWAVSGAPVPKPLDDSVWDVDVDFSDLEKSDEPVVINAQKDEGQNLGQAYAIKLRNYMAGYAAKISQNEQISVIGIDSATPGRMGVIFYREWLRDEFFERLTAWHTEFAWWQRHTRQLPSDNDKKPKTQTIWPICAPLPRDIAVAAYGKNVDDNLKKKVVERLLPCIVDEAPLPRDLMELCVRKASNRVAFASDEHWLWEKNLAIACALYKGYHQRTSDHQLRRDYAMALEENRTDRDYLYGRLLAVADYIEEIALGLGGEKRSTNAARLMQRFADRPFDTWRTIELSLQPSMQRLQVARAGFLNNRQKELQQIMALIDHDDFISNKALSGEFLLGYHCQRHHYKHKAESTTNSADAHDANPESGE; this is translated from the coding sequence ATGAGCTGGATGCAAAAACTCTATCAAACCTACGAAGCCGGGGTGTTGCTGGATTTACCGCTAGAGCAACAGCTCATGCCGATCAGTCATACACCGCAAAATGCCCATATCAACATTGTGCTGGATGGCGAAGGTAATTTTAGACGTGCTGCGGTATTGGAAAAAACGCAGATTGTTTTGCCTGCAACGGAAAGCTCTGCCAGTCGCAGCAGTGGTGAAGCGCCTCATGCCTTAGCCGATAAAATTCAATACGTGGCGAAAGATTACGCGACCTTTGGCGGCAAGAAAAAAGCCTATTTTGAAAGCTATCGCCAACAGCTCCAAGATTGGTGTGAATCGCCTTACGCCCATCCCAAAGTGCGGGCAGTGCAGCACTACATTGAAAAAGGCACGGTGGTAGCGGATTTAATCGCGCAGCAGATTTTGTTTGCCGAACCCAATGCGCAAGGCGAGCCTGAGTTAATCGATCGTTGGCAATCAGATGACGCAGTACCCGCGCTGTTTAAAGTGCTGCCGAAAGATAAAGGCGTATTAGACCAAGGTTCTGCGCTGGTGTGTTGGTCGGTGGAAATACCCGGCGACCCGCTCAGTGACACTTGGAAAGATCCCTGCATACAAGCCAGTTGGATTAGCTTTGACACGGCCAACAGCGAGGCAACCAGTCTCTGTTACATCAGTGGTACACAGCAAGCCTTGTCTAATAATCATCCGGCTAAAATACGGCATAGTGGCGACAAGGCCAAGCTGATTTCATCTAATGACAGCAGCGGTTATACCTATCGCGGCAAGTTTCTGGACGAAACCCAGGCTTGCGGCATTGGTTTTGAAGTCTCACAAAAAGCCCACAACGCCTTGCGGTGGTTGGTCAATCGCCAAGGCTTTAGAAATGGCGATCAAGCTTATGTGGCATGGGCTGTCTCCGGTGCCCCTGTGCCAAAACCACTGGATGATTCGGTATGGGATGTTGACGTTGATTTTTCTGACCTGGAAAAAAGTGATGAGCCCGTTGTCATCAATGCCCAAAAAGATGAAGGCCAAAATCTAGGTCAAGCCTATGCCATAAAGCTTAGAAACTACATGGCAGGCTATGCCGCAAAAATCAGCCAAAACGAGCAAATCAGCGTGATTGGCATCGATTCGGCCACACCGGGGCGCATGGGTGTGATCTTTTATCGCGAATGGCTGCGGGATGAGTTTTTCGAGCGTTTAACTGCATGGCATACTGAATTCGCTTGGTGGCAGCGCCATACCCGCCAGTTACCAAGTGATAACGATAAAAAACCTAAAACTCAGACCATTTGGCCGATTTGTGCGCCGCTGCCGCGTGATATTGCGGTAGCCGCTTATGGCAAAAACGTCGACGACAACCTCAAGAAAAAAGTCGTCGAACGCCTCTTACCCTGCATTGTGGATGAAGCACCGTTACCGCGCGACCTAATGGAATTATGCGTGCGGAAAGCCAGTAATCGTGTGGCTTTTGCGAGTGACGAACACTGGCTCTGGGAAAAAAACCTCGCTATTGCCTGTGCCTTATACAAAGGCTATCACCAACGAACATCTGATCATCAACTAAGGAGAGACTACGCCATGGCGCTAGAAGAAAACCGAACCGACCGAGATTACTTATACGGACGACTGTTGGCTGTAGCGGATTACATCGAAGAAATTGCCCTGGGCTTGGGCGGCGAAAAACGTTCAACCAATGCTGCGCGCTTGATGCAGCGCTTTGCCGACCGGCCTTTTGATACCTGGCGCACGATAGAACTTAGCTTACAGCCTTCCATGCAACGACTACAGGTTGCTCGTGCGGGGTTCTTGAACAATCGACAAAAGGAATTACAACAAATCATGGCGTTAATTGACCACGATGATTTCATCAGCAATAAGGCCCTAAGTGGCGAATTTTTGTTGGGCTACCACTGCCAACGCCATCACTACAAGCATAAAGCAGAATCCACCACCAATAGTGCTGACGCGCACGATGCCAACCCAGAATCAGGAGAATAA